The following are encoded in a window of Magnolia sinica isolate HGM2019 chromosome 11, MsV1, whole genome shotgun sequence genomic DNA:
- the LOC131218546 gene encoding NAC domain-containing protein 41-like, translating into MRPSALVSPPCIDLNAGDVEMVMHLERMHHGDLPPVNVITEVNPYTVAPDNLPERMLYLCNLEDPRAEARLEGYWQPRGKDDRISTNSPTVGWKTTLEFHTGQAPNGVKTDWLMHEYRMGQRGSSSLCRVFLNNGSQGDTEVDVEGILMRMLETEDNESTNSSQVVSRKEHGQPDVSTNHPHDMGLDHFPLYPPEGYDFSTEDYLELDDLPTSSSISESTCIASMTSDDYFDSEALMCYLENENMTANVPNTEQRRDDCRFNVSASQGPHQMVIQPPPSGSLRSNNNRQTKETMVSATMPKKLRVRDAPLRISASTEPQPNLKVRNHGPKVNMANEGPSNEQGRTSHHVPGERKTDGWMAKLRRKYCCFFPI; encoded by the exons ATGCGTCCGTCAGCACTTGTCTCTCCACCTTGTATCGACTTAAATGCAGGTGATGTGGAGATGGTGATGCATTTGGAGCGAATGCATCATGGGGATCTTCCCCCTGTTAACGTGATTACAGAAGTGAATCCTTACACAGTTGCACCCGATAATTTGCCTG AGAGGATGTTGTACCTTTGCAATTTGGAGGACCCAAGAGCTGAAGCTAGACTGGAGGGATACTGGCAGCCCAGGGGGAAAGACGATAGAATATCGACGAATTCTCCTACTGTAGGTTGGAAGACTACTTTGGAATTCCATACTGGACAAGCTCCCAATGGAGTAAAAACTGACTGGTTGATGCATGAGTACCGGATGGGACAAAGG GGTTCCAGTTCGTTATGCAGAGTTTTTCTCAATAATGGTAGCCAAGGTGACACTGAAGTGGACGTTGAAGGAATATTGATGCGTATGTTGGAAACTGAGGATAATGAAAGCACAAACAGTTCCCAG GTTGTCAGTAGGAAGGAGCATGGGCAACCAGATGTTTCCACAAATCATCCACATGATATGGGACTTGATCATTTTCCCTTATACCCTCCAGAAGGCTATGATTTTTCGACAGAAGATTATTTGGAATTGGATGATCTTCCGACATCTTCTTCCATTTCAGAAAGCACCTGCATTGCATCCATGACTTCAGATGATTACTTCGATTCAGAGGCCCTGATGTGTTATCTGGAGAATGAAAATATGACTGCAAATGTCCCGAACACAGAGCAACGGCGTGATGATTGCAGGTTCAATGTTTCTGCTTCTCAGGGACCACATCAGATGGTTATACAGCCACCGCCTTCAG GCTCCCTGCGCAGCAACAACAACCGGCAGACCAAAGAAACCATGGTTTCTGCCACAATGCCCAAAAAATTGAGGGTCCGAGATGCTCCTCTTCGCATTTCTGCATCTACTGAACCACAACCCAATCTAAAGGTCCGGAATCATGGGCCCAAGGTGAATATGGCAAATGAAGGTCCTTCAAATGAGCAAGGCAGGACTTCACATCATGTCCCGGGAGAAAGGAAGACTGATGGTTGGATGGCGAAGCTCAGGAGGAAATATTGCTGCTTCTTTCctatttag